The following nucleotide sequence is from Cucumis melo cultivar AY chromosome 1, USDA_Cmelo_AY_1.0, whole genome shotgun sequence.
AGTACTTTTTCAACAGATTCCTCCAAGAGCTTCCTTAAGAATATACAAACACATTACGCACTGAAGTTTTTGTTTCAATGATAATCTTCATGGGGCATGGCACTGATTGTAGTGTGGTAACTTTTTGTAACAGACACTGATGGGTTCGTGATTCCCAGCTTGGGAATAGAAGAGACAGACCAAACTAGAGTTGGCTCTCCAAAAGTAGAAATTGAAGAACCTCCCCCAAAGGTAGTTTTTAGTAAATCCTCTTAATATAAAAGCCAGAAGAAAGCCACCTTGGAGATTGGCCAAGGAAAATTAGTGGATAagctgtaaatattttatattctatGCAAATGAAATTCAGACGCCAAATATTATTGATTCAGGTGATGGTTTTTGTCTCCGACAATTCAATTCTTGCTTCGCTTATGCTTCTTTCATGTTCAGGTTAAAGAAGAGACGACGATTTATCTTGGCCCACATGGCGCGCCACCATCACAGTCGAAACAAGATTTGAACCCCACCAATCGTAAGCAACGGTTAAAGCTGAAATTGAAGGAAGCAGACCGGAGGACCACAATGGGACGAGAGAATAAGTTGGAAAATTTACGAGAGCTTGTAGGTGCTGGAAAATCAAGCACCAATATGACTAAGGGTTCTTCTAGGGACTGGCTTGACCCGCACTGCCATGAGGCTGAGTTCGAGAAGTAATGTCCACAGAGATCAAAGTATTTTATAAGACAACTTAAGAAAATTAGCACAGTTTTTGAGATAAAGATCCGATCGGTCGTTTTATAAGTCTATTAAACTGTCCTTTCGAGACAAATGTTCCCTTCTCTATATTTACATAAAGCTGGGAGTTTATAACTATAATAAGTTTTGCATTGGAGCTTTGATGGTATAAATGAAGCAGTTGCTTACAAAGCAGAAGATTTGGTGAA
It contains:
- the LOC103501243 gene encoding uncharacterized protein LOC103501243, which codes for MDPSSVRKAPPAEEDEWDTDGFVIPSLGIEETDQTRVGSPKVEIEEPPPKVKEETTIYLGPHGAPPSQSKQDLNPTNRKQRLKLKLKEADRRTTMGRENKLENLRELVGAGKSSTNMTKGSSRDWLDPHCHEAEFEK